One window from the genome of Garra rufa chromosome 1, GarRuf1.0, whole genome shotgun sequence encodes:
- the syt5a gene encoding synaptotagmin Va isoform X2 encodes MRLVGMQHRVRRAAESEEEAKPAPPPPPPPSHHSHNFMNMKNKFFNELSHLPMPMWAIGAIVVVVLALVGCFAFCIYKKCLGGKKKTKKVRERKGGRRRMKKEGNEEAGEEQAKEGEGEGEKEYYGKLEYTLDYNFTDNQLIVGILQAQDLPAMDMGGTSDPYVKVYMLPDKKKKFETKVQRKNLCPVFNETFIFKIPFNDLAGQTLVLQVFDFDRFGKHDVIGEIKIAMNSIDLGQPIHEWKDLVGGEKEEQEKLGDICISLRYVPTSGKLTVCIMEAKNLKKMDVGGLSDPFVKVVLQHNGKRIKKKKTTVKQNTLNPYFNESFSFEIPFAQIQKIQVLITVYDYDKLGSNDPIGKCWIGFGASGVGLRHWSDMLANPRRPVAQWHTLLPEEEVDAALKAPIR; translated from the exons ATGCGATTGGTCGGCATGCAGCATCGTGTGCGGAGGGCAGCAGAATCAGAGGAGGAGGCCAAACCTGCTCCACCGCCTCCGCCCCCTCCCTCTCATCACTCCCACAACTTCATGAACATGAAGAACAAATTTTTCAACGAGCTTAGCCATCTGCCTA TGCCCATGTGGGCCATTGGTGCCATAGTTGTGGTTGTGCTTGCCCTGGTTGGCTGCTTTGCTTTCTGTATCTATAAGAAGTGCTTGGGAGGGAAGAAGAAAACGAAGAAAGTCAGAGAGCGGAAGGGAGGACGAAGAAGGATGAAAAAGGAAGGAAATGAGGAAGCAGGCGAG GAACAAGCAAAAGAGGGAGAAGGTGAGGGAGAGAAAGAATATTATGGCAAATTGGAGTACACTCTGGACTATAACTTCACTGACAATCAG CTCATTGTTGGTATCTTGCAAGCCCAAGACCTTCCTGCCATGGATATGGGTGGAACATCTGACCCATATGTCAAAGTTTATATGCTACCAGACAAGAAGAAAAAATTCGAAACTAAAGTCCAGCGCAAGAACCTGTGTCCTGTTTTCAATGAGACATTCATATTTAAG ATTCCCTTTAATGATCTAGCAGGACAGACTCTGGTCCTGCAGGTGTTTGACTTTGACCGCTTTGGTAAACATGATGTAATTGGAGAGATCAAAATCGCTATGAACAGCATTGACCTGGGCCAGCCCATACACGAATGGAAAGACCTGGTCGGAGGAGAGAAAGAGGAA CAAGAAAAGCTCGGAGACATCTGTATCTCCCTGCGCTATGTGCCCACCTCTGGTAAGCTGACCGTCTGTATCATGGAGGCCAAGAACCTGAAGAAGATGGACGTGGGGGGTTTATCAG ATCCTTTTGTGAAAGTGGTTTTGCAACACAATGGAAAGCGTatcaagaagaagaagacgacagTTAAGCAAAACACACTGAACCCCTACTTTAATGAAAGCTTCAGCTTTGAAATCCCCTTTGCTCAGATTCAG AAGATACAGGTGTTGATCACTGTCTATGACTATGATAAACTGGGAAGCAATGATCCAATTGGGAAGTGCTGGATTGGGTTTGGTGCTAGTGGAGTGGGTTTGCGCCACTGGTCAGACATGCTGGCCAATCCCAGACGACCTGTGGCCCAGTGGCACACCCTTCTGCCCGAAGAGGAAGTAGATGCGGCCCTTAAAGCACCTATCCGCTAA
- the syt5a gene encoding synaptotagmin Va isoform X1 → MRLVGMQHRVRRAAESEEEAKPAPPPPPPPSHHSHNFMNMKNKFFNELSHLPNPKIKLPMWAIGAIVVVVLALVGCFAFCIYKKCLGGKKKTKKVRERKGGRRRMKKEGNEEAGEEQAKEGEGEGEKEYYGKLEYTLDYNFTDNQLIVGILQAQDLPAMDMGGTSDPYVKVYMLPDKKKKFETKVQRKNLCPVFNETFIFKIPFNDLAGQTLVLQVFDFDRFGKHDVIGEIKIAMNSIDLGQPIHEWKDLVGGEKEEQEKLGDICISLRYVPTSGKLTVCIMEAKNLKKMDVGGLSDPFVKVVLQHNGKRIKKKKTTVKQNTLNPYFNESFSFEIPFAQIQKIQVLITVYDYDKLGSNDPIGKCWIGFGASGVGLRHWSDMLANPRRPVAQWHTLLPEEEVDAALKAPIR, encoded by the exons ATGCGATTGGTCGGCATGCAGCATCGTGTGCGGAGGGCAGCAGAATCAGAGGAGGAGGCCAAACCTGCTCCACCGCCTCCGCCCCCTCCCTCTCATCACTCCCACAACTTCATGAACATGAAGAACAAATTTTTCAACGAGCTTAGCCATCTGCCTA ACCCCAAGATCAAAT TGCCCATGTGGGCCATTGGTGCCATAGTTGTGGTTGTGCTTGCCCTGGTTGGCTGCTTTGCTTTCTGTATCTATAAGAAGTGCTTGGGAGGGAAGAAGAAAACGAAGAAAGTCAGAGAGCGGAAGGGAGGACGAAGAAGGATGAAAAAGGAAGGAAATGAGGAAGCAGGCGAG GAACAAGCAAAAGAGGGAGAAGGTGAGGGAGAGAAAGAATATTATGGCAAATTGGAGTACACTCTGGACTATAACTTCACTGACAATCAG CTCATTGTTGGTATCTTGCAAGCCCAAGACCTTCCTGCCATGGATATGGGTGGAACATCTGACCCATATGTCAAAGTTTATATGCTACCAGACAAGAAGAAAAAATTCGAAACTAAAGTCCAGCGCAAGAACCTGTGTCCTGTTTTCAATGAGACATTCATATTTAAG ATTCCCTTTAATGATCTAGCAGGACAGACTCTGGTCCTGCAGGTGTTTGACTTTGACCGCTTTGGTAAACATGATGTAATTGGAGAGATCAAAATCGCTATGAACAGCATTGACCTGGGCCAGCCCATACACGAATGGAAAGACCTGGTCGGAGGAGAGAAAGAGGAA CAAGAAAAGCTCGGAGACATCTGTATCTCCCTGCGCTATGTGCCCACCTCTGGTAAGCTGACCGTCTGTATCATGGAGGCCAAGAACCTGAAGAAGATGGACGTGGGGGGTTTATCAG ATCCTTTTGTGAAAGTGGTTTTGCAACACAATGGAAAGCGTatcaagaagaagaagacgacagTTAAGCAAAACACACTGAACCCCTACTTTAATGAAAGCTTCAGCTTTGAAATCCCCTTTGCTCAGATTCAG AAGATACAGGTGTTGATCACTGTCTATGACTATGATAAACTGGGAAGCAATGATCCAATTGGGAAGTGCTGGATTGGGTTTGGTGCTAGTGGAGTGGGTTTGCGCCACTGGTCAGACATGCTGGCCAATCCCAGACGACCTGTGGCCCAGTGGCACACCCTTCTGCCCGAAGAGGAAGTAGATGCGGCCCTTAAAGCACCTATCCGCTAA
- the LOC141308458 gene encoding ferritin, middle subunit-like has protein sequence MQNEGHLITNRTGFSKTNNSARKKTTKKKPFCNLELYAGYTYTSMAFYFKRDDIALPGFAKFFKENSEEEREHAEKFMEFQNKRGGRIILQDVKKPERDVWGNGLIAMQCALQLEKNVNQALLDLHKFASEKEDPHLCDFLETHYLNEQVEAIKKIGDHITNLSKMDAGNNRMAEYLFDKHTLDGDSS, from the exons ATGCAAAATGAAGGTCACTTGATTACAAACAGAACAGGATTCAGTAAAACTAACAACAGTGCAAG gaaaaagacaacaaaaaaaaaacctttttgcaATTTGGAGCTTTACGCTGGATACACCTACACTTCCATG GCTTTCTACTTCAAACGGGATGACATCGCCCTTCCAGGATTTGCCAAGTTCTTCAAGGAGAACAGTGAGGAGGAGCGAGAACATGCTGAGAAGTTCATGGAGTTCCAGAACAAGAGAGGCGGACGCATTATCCTTCAGGATGTTAAG AAACCAGAGCGTGATGTGTGGGGCAATGGACTGATTGCTATGCAGTGTGCTCTTCAGCTGGAGAAGAACGTCAACCAGGCTCTGCTGGATCTGCATAAGTTCGCCTCTGAGAAGGAAGACCCTCAT CTGTGTGACTTCCTGGAGACTCACTACCTGAATGAGCAGGTTGAGGCCATCAAGAAGATTGGTGACCACATCACTAACCTTTCCAAGATGGATGCTGGCAACAACAGGATGGCGGAGTACCTGTTTGACAAGCACACCCTGGATGGAGACAGCAGCTAA